One Mycobacteroides salmoniphilum DNA segment encodes these proteins:
- a CDS encoding RecQ family ATP-dependent DNA helicase, with protein MSQLNGLRANQAREVIEALAGPGATLRDDQETAVAALLEPAARVLVVQATGWGKSAVYWVATAIRRSEGAGPALIVSPLLSLMRDQVAAAARAGLRAATLNSSNFDDWSSIEARLVAGDIDVLLVSPERLANPSFGRRVLSALEGAMGLLVIDEAHAVSDWGHDFRPDYRRVSDVLTRLNPQTPVLATTATANARVTEDVATQLGDATLVLRGPLARRSLQLNVLPPMSPLARYAWVAQHVDELPGSGIVYVLTVADAQRLVNAIHAVHPQAKVAAYTGQLDADTRARLEDALRENRIKALIATSALGMGFDKPDLGFVVHIGSPPSPVGYYQQVGRAGRAIDHAAVVLLPSASDAGIWDYFTTASIPDPKQMDTVLTALAGETREGAESVSVNALEAKTGIRRTRIELMVKQLAVDGAVERVDGGWRSTGSPWRFDAEHYEGIIATRRREADIMKAYTRGERCLMQLLTESLDDPQAASCGRCSVCLGQTPDGLGLPAAADLMRTVAATLRADSTVLEPRKMWPGGEFGTRGKIPADLLAEPGRVLVHADAPEWSGVIVAAVAGEPEAIEALAQAAVSTLARWRDEWVARPEIAVSLQLTGTPSPVRPVTDRIATVGRLRHAVMPVVAGTVPGRDSSGGEEAAYWRDAIGMDNSLREVIAGRRVLLVTDSTSTRWPVTVAAAHLRKAGARAVLPLLIHHPA; from the coding sequence ATGAGCCAACTGAACGGGCTCAGGGCGAATCAAGCTCGCGAGGTGATAGAGGCGCTGGCCGGTCCCGGTGCGACCCTGCGAGACGATCAAGAGACCGCCGTGGCCGCGCTACTGGAGCCCGCGGCTCGGGTGCTGGTGGTCCAAGCCACGGGATGGGGTAAATCCGCGGTGTACTGGGTCGCGACAGCGATCCGACGCTCCGAGGGCGCCGGTCCGGCACTGATTGTCTCGCCACTGCTGTCCCTGATGCGCGATCAAGTCGCTGCTGCCGCTCGGGCAGGGCTGCGTGCCGCCACTCTCAACTCGTCGAACTTCGACGACTGGAGTTCCATCGAGGCGCGGCTCGTGGCTGGCGATATCGACGTGCTGCTGGTGTCACCTGAGCGGCTGGCTAACCCGTCGTTTGGCCGTCGGGTGCTTTCTGCACTCGAAGGCGCTATGGGGCTGCTGGTCATCGACGAGGCGCACGCGGTATCGGACTGGGGACACGATTTTCGTCCCGACTACCGCCGGGTGTCCGACGTGCTCACCCGGTTGAACCCGCAGACGCCGGTACTGGCCACCACTGCCACCGCGAACGCGCGGGTCACCGAGGACGTGGCCACCCAGCTGGGAGACGCCACTCTCGTTCTCCGGGGACCGCTAGCCCGTCGCTCATTGCAGCTCAACGTGTTGCCACCGATGTCGCCGCTGGCACGCTATGCCTGGGTCGCTCAGCATGTGGACGAGTTACCAGGGTCGGGCATCGTCTACGTACTCACTGTCGCCGATGCGCAACGGCTAGTGAACGCCATCCACGCGGTACACCCACAGGCGAAAGTCGCTGCGTACACCGGTCAACTCGATGCGGACACACGAGCCCGGCTCGAGGACGCGCTACGTGAGAACCGGATCAAAGCGCTGATCGCCACGTCTGCCCTGGGGATGGGCTTCGACAAGCCCGACCTCGGGTTCGTCGTCCACATCGGCTCGCCGCCGTCACCAGTCGGTTACTACCAACAGGTGGGGCGCGCCGGCCGCGCCATCGACCACGCGGCAGTCGTACTGCTTCCATCAGCATCCGACGCCGGTATATGGGACTACTTCACCACCGCCTCGATTCCAGACCCCAAACAGATGGACACGGTGCTCACCGCTCTCGCCGGCGAGACGCGCGAGGGTGCGGAATCGGTATCGGTAAACGCACTCGAGGCCAAGACGGGTATTCGGCGCACACGAATCGAGCTCATGGTCAAGCAGCTCGCCGTCGACGGCGCAGTGGAGCGGGTCGACGGCGGCTGGCGATCTACCGGTAGCCCTTGGCGTTTCGACGCAGAGCACTACGAAGGCATCATTGCCACTCGCCGCCGCGAGGCCGACATCATGAAGGCCTACACACGGGGAGAACGCTGCCTCATGCAGCTGCTCACCGAATCGCTCGATGATCCCCAGGCCGCATCGTGCGGACGCTGCTCGGTGTGCCTCGGGCAAACACCCGATGGGCTTGGACTGCCTGCGGCCGCCGACCTGATGCGGACGGTCGCCGCCACCCTGCGCGCCGATTCCACGGTGCTTGAACCCCGAAAGATGTGGCCCGGCGGAGAGTTCGGTACCCGCGGCAAGATCCCAGCGGACCTGCTCGCCGAGCCGGGCCGCGTGCTGGTCCATGCCGACGCTCCGGAGTGGAGCGGGGTAATCGTCGCTGCGGTTGCAGGCGAGCCCGAGGCAATCGAGGCTCTGGCCCAGGCCGCGGTTTCCACTCTCGCCCGATGGCGCGACGAATGGGTCGCCCGCCCCGAGATCGCGGTGTCGCTGCAGCTGACCGGCACGCCCAGTCCGGTGCGGCCGGTGACCGACCGAATTGCCACGGTCGGTCGCCTGCGACACGCAGTGATGCCGGTGGTCGCGGGTACGGTTCCTGGCCGTGATTCATCCGGCGGGGAGGAGGCCGCCTACTGGCGTGACGCGATCGGCATGGACAACTCGCTCCGGGAAGTGATCGCCGGCCGGCGTGTGCTGCTGGTGACAGACTCGACCTCTACCCGGTGGCCCGTCACCGTTGCCGCCGCTCATCTGCGGAAGGCCGGAGCCCGAGCGGTGCTGCCGCTGCTCATCCACCACCCGGCCTGA